Proteins co-encoded in one Dyella japonica A8 genomic window:
- a CDS encoding acetylornithine transaminase yields the protein MHAQDPSAQSLIDLGKRYWLPVYRPRDVVLDHGKGARVWDTQGRDYVDFGAGIAVNALGHQDPDLLEALTTQAHKLWHTSNVFYSEPPLRLAEELVAASGFAERVFFCNSGAEANEAAIKLVRKWATAQGRDANKRVIVTFRGSFHGRTLAAVTATAQPKYQEGYEPLPGGFRYLDFNDVPALEAAFAHGDVAAVMLEPVQGEGGVLPAAPGFVQRVRELCDQYGALLVLDEIQCGMGRSGTLFAYVQDGARPDIVTLAKALGCGFPIGAMLAGPSVAEVMQFGAHGTTFGGNPLAAAVARVALRKLSSPELLANVARQSQALREGLMRINASLPLFDEVRGRGLMLGAVLNEANKGKAGAILDHAAAHGLLVLQAGPDVLRFVPALNISDEDIAEGLQRLEAALRSFIAG from the coding sequence ATGCACGCGCAAGACCCGTCCGCCCAGTCCCTGATCGATCTCGGCAAGCGCTACTGGCTGCCGGTGTATCGACCGCGCGATGTGGTGCTGGACCATGGCAAGGGCGCGCGTGTGTGGGACACGCAGGGGCGCGACTACGTGGATTTCGGCGCCGGCATTGCGGTGAACGCCTTGGGTCACCAGGATCCGGATCTGCTCGAAGCGCTGACCACGCAGGCGCACAAGCTCTGGCACACCAGCAATGTGTTCTATAGCGAGCCGCCCCTGCGACTGGCCGAAGAACTGGTTGCGGCGTCGGGCTTTGCCGAGCGCGTGTTCTTCTGCAACTCCGGCGCGGAGGCCAACGAGGCCGCCATCAAGCTGGTGCGCAAGTGGGCCACGGCACAGGGGCGCGACGCCAACAAGCGCGTGATCGTCACCTTCCGCGGCTCCTTCCATGGCCGCACGCTGGCCGCCGTCACGGCCACGGCGCAGCCGAAGTACCAGGAAGGTTACGAGCCGCTGCCCGGCGGCTTCCGCTATCTCGATTTCAATGATGTTCCTGCGCTGGAAGCGGCCTTTGCCCACGGCGATGTGGCGGCGGTGATGCTGGAGCCCGTGCAGGGCGAAGGCGGCGTGCTGCCGGCGGCGCCGGGTTTCGTCCAGCGCGTGCGCGAACTGTGCGACCAGTACGGCGCATTGTTGGTGCTGGACGAAATCCAGTGCGGCATGGGGCGCTCCGGCACCTTGTTCGCCTATGTGCAGGACGGCGCCAGGCCGGACATCGTCACCCTGGCCAAGGCGCTGGGCTGTGGCTTTCCCATCGGTGCCATGCTGGCCGGCCCCAGCGTGGCCGAGGTCATGCAGTTCGGCGCGCACGGCACCACGTTCGGCGGCAACCCGCTGGCGGCGGCCGTGGCGCGCGTGGCGCTGCGCAAGCTGTCGTCGCCCGAGCTGCTGGCGAACGTGGCCCGCCAGTCGCAGGCCTTGCGCGAGGGTCTGATGCGCATCAACGCCTCGCTGCCACTGTTCGACGAAGTGCGCGGCCGCGGCCTGATGCTCGGTGCGGTCCTCAACGAGGCGAACAAGGGCAAGGCAGGCGCCATTCTCGATCACGCCGCGGCGCATGGCCTGCTCGTGCTGCAGGCGGGCCCGGACGTATTGCGCTTCGTGCCCGCGCTCAACATCAGCGACGAAGACATCGCCGAGGGCCTCCAGCGCCTCGAAGCCGCGCTGCGCAGCTTCATCGCGGGCTAA
- a CDS encoding sigma-54 dependent transcriptional regulator produces MAVLREEARRCVVWFGQPAGEERAGLAQAGWIVRVADAGTQGGVGMRNNDTVVALADLRHGDPATVQAMAQLMADHPWLPWVALIPPDMSAHEPLIDRILEASIEYFSTPVDVDRLVEALARIGGDEPRAADHGDSGITGRSAAIGAVVASVRKYAPVELPVLITGETGTGKEVAARALHSLSARADRPFAAINCGALPPNLVQSELFGHERGAFTGANARRIGHFETAAGGTVFLDEVGDLPLDAQTSLLRFLQEGTLERVGSSQLIKLDVRVLAATHVDLEKAVEQGRFREDLYYRLNVLRLRMPPLREREDDVVLLAQRFLDAFRELHPTRARAFSASARRAMLEFTWPGNVRELLNRVQRAAVVAEDTLISVNDLDLADVLTKQAARSSLGSTRVAAERDAVIACLRESRFNVSECARRLKVSRVTIYRLCKKHQLALDELR; encoded by the coding sequence ATGGCTGTATTGAGGGAGGAAGCCAGGCGATGCGTCGTCTGGTTCGGCCAGCCAGCCGGTGAGGAACGGGCAGGTCTGGCCCAGGCAGGGTGGATCGTCCGTGTGGCCGATGCCGGTACCCAGGGTGGCGTTGGCATGCGCAACAACGACACCGTCGTCGCGCTGGCCGACCTGAGGCATGGAGACCCAGCCACCGTCCAGGCTATGGCCCAGCTCATGGCCGACCATCCGTGGCTGCCGTGGGTGGCGCTCATTCCGCCCGACATGTCGGCGCATGAGCCGTTGATCGACCGCATCCTCGAAGCAAGCATCGAATATTTCAGCACGCCCGTGGACGTGGACCGCCTGGTGGAGGCGCTGGCGCGCATCGGCGGTGACGAGCCACGCGCGGCCGACCACGGCGACAGCGGCATCACCGGCCGCAGCGCCGCCATCGGCGCAGTCGTGGCCAGCGTGCGCAAATACGCGCCGGTGGAGTTGCCGGTGCTGATCACGGGGGAGACGGGTACCGGCAAGGAAGTCGCCGCACGTGCCTTGCACAGCCTGTCCGCGCGTGCCGACCGGCCGTTCGCCGCGATCAACTGCGGTGCGCTGCCTCCGAACCTGGTGCAGTCTGAATTGTTTGGCCATGAGCGCGGCGCGTTCACGGGGGCCAACGCGCGACGCATCGGCCATTTCGAAACCGCCGCTGGCGGCACCGTATTCCTCGACGAAGTCGGCGACCTGCCGCTGGATGCCCAGACCAGCCTGCTGCGTTTCCTGCAGGAGGGCACGCTGGAACGCGTGGGCAGCAGTCAGCTGATCAAGCTGGACGTACGCGTGCTGGCGGCAACGCACGTGGATCTGGAAAAGGCGGTGGAGCAGGGCCGCTTCCGCGAAGACCTCTACTACCGGCTCAATGTGCTGCGCTTGCGCATGCCACCCTTGCGCGAGCGCGAGGACGACGTGGTGCTGCTCGCGCAGCGGTTCCTGGACGCGTTTCGCGAGTTGCATCCCACTCGTGCGCGCGCCTTCAGCGCCAGTGCGCGCCGGGCGATGCTGGAATTCACCTGGCCGGGCAACGTACGCGAGCTGCTCAATCGCGTGCAGCGCGCGGCAGTGGTGGCCGAAGACACGCTCATCAGCGTCAACGACCTTGATCTGGCCGACGTGCTGACCAAACAAGCCGCGCGATCGAGCCTAGGCAGCACGCGCGTGGCGGCAGAACGTGATGCCGTGATCGCCTGCCTGCGCGAAAGCCGCTTCAACGTGAGCGAATGCGCACGCCGCCTGAAGGTGTCCCGGGTGACCATCTACCGCCTGTGCAAGAAGCACCAGCTCGCGCTCGACGAGTTGCGCTGA
- a CDS encoding VOC family protein produces the protein MKYLHTMIRVRDIDASLRFFCEGLGLREMRRTENAAGKFTLLFLAAPQSPEAEIELTYNWGSTEDYGSARNFGHLAFRVDDIYKTCAHLQAMGYTISRPPRDGHMAFVRSPDLISVELLQDGHLPPQEPWASMPNTGVW, from the coding sequence ATGAAGTATCTGCACACCATGATCCGCGTTCGCGACATCGACGCGAGCCTGCGCTTCTTCTGCGAAGGCCTGGGCCTCAGGGAAATGCGTCGCACGGAAAACGCCGCAGGCAAGTTCACCCTGCTGTTCCTTGCTGCGCCGCAGTCGCCGGAGGCGGAGATCGAGCTGACCTACAACTGGGGTTCGACCGAGGATTACGGCAGCGCCCGCAACTTCGGCCACCTTGCCTTCCGCGTGGACGATATCTACAAGACCTGCGCCCACCTGCAGGCCATGGGCTACACCATCAGCCGCCCGCCACGCGACGGACACATGGCTTTCGTACGCTCGCCGGACCTGATCTCCGTAGAACTACTGCAAGACGGTCACCTCCCGCCGCAGGAACCCTGGGCATCAATGCCCAACACCGGCGTCTGGTAG
- a CDS encoding HIT family protein, translating to MACPFCDIVAGRIEASVVAQTAHALAFLDIRQAVPGHVLVVPKAHVEDIYAIEPALAGEVMQLGVRVAHALREVFHPPGLNLWQSNGAAGGQEVAHFHLHVQPRRVADGLLRVYALGVPEPSPRDALDDMARHIRRFLPHDDGVPAPRSHP from the coding sequence ATGGCCTGCCCGTTCTGCGACATTGTGGCCGGCCGCATTGAAGCCAGCGTGGTGGCGCAGACGGCGCATGCGCTCGCCTTCCTCGATATTCGCCAGGCCGTGCCCGGGCATGTGCTGGTGGTGCCCAAGGCGCATGTCGAAGACATCTATGCCATCGAGCCAGCGTTGGCCGGCGAGGTGATGCAGTTGGGCGTGCGCGTGGCGCACGCCTTGCGCGAGGTGTTCCACCCGCCGGGACTCAACCTGTGGCAGTCCAACGGTGCGGCGGGCGGGCAGGAAGTGGCGCACTTCCACCTGCACGTGCAGCCGCGCCGCGTCGCGGACGGCTTGTTGCGCGTGTATGCCCTCGGTGTACCGGAGCCCTCGCCACGCGATGCGCTCGATGACATGGCGCGGCATATCCGGCGTTTCCTTCCTCACGATGACGGCGTCCCCGCGCCACGGAGCCATCCATGA
- a CDS encoding SDR family oxidoreductase — protein sequence MSSLAGKTLFITGASRGIGLAIAVRAAQDGANVAIAAKSSVPNPKLPGTIFSAAQEVEAAGGKALPIKCDIREEDEVEAAVAATVERFGGIDILVNNASAIWLAGLADTPMKRFDLMQQVNARGSFLCAQACLPHLLKSANPHILTLAPPPSLDPKWWAPHTGYTLAKMGMSFVTLGLAGELGSKGVAVNALWPRTIIATDALNMIPGVPIDRCRKPTIVADAAHAVLTREAKGFSGHFLIDEDVLHEAGVTDLTWYAMDASQPPLPDLFLD from the coding sequence ATGAGCAGCCTGGCGGGCAAGACCCTCTTCATCACCGGCGCGTCGCGCGGCATCGGCCTGGCCATTGCCGTGCGTGCGGCGCAGGACGGCGCCAACGTGGCGATTGCCGCCAAGAGCAGCGTGCCCAACCCGAAGTTGCCCGGCACCATTTTCAGCGCGGCGCAGGAGGTGGAAGCCGCAGGCGGCAAGGCGTTGCCGATCAAGTGCGATATCCGCGAGGAAGACGAGGTGGAAGCCGCCGTGGCCGCCACCGTCGAACGCTTTGGCGGCATCGACATCCTGGTGAACAACGCCAGCGCGATCTGGCTCGCCGGCCTGGCGGACACGCCGATGAAGCGCTTCGACCTCATGCAGCAGGTCAATGCGCGCGGCAGCTTCCTGTGCGCGCAGGCGTGCCTGCCGCATCTGTTGAAGTCCGCCAACCCGCACATCCTCACGCTGGCGCCGCCGCCCTCGCTCGATCCGAAATGGTGGGCGCCGCACACGGGCTACACGCTGGCGAAGATGGGCATGAGTTTCGTCACCCTGGGCCTTGCCGGTGAACTCGGCAGCAAGGGCGTGGCGGTCAATGCGTTGTGGCCGCGCACCATCATCGCCACCGACGCGCTCAACATGATCCCGGGCGTGCCGATCGATCGTTGCCGCAAGCCGACCATCGTGGCCGACGCGGCGCATGCGGTGCTGACGCGCGAAGCCAAGGGTTTTTCCGGCCATTTCCTGATCGATGAAGATGTGCTGCACGAGGCGGGCGTGACGGACCTCACCTGGTATGCCATGGACGCGTCCCAGCCGCCGCTGCCCGACCTGTTCCTCGATTGA
- a CDS encoding LON peptidase substrate-binding domain-containing protein, translating to MAAKTLHPDRPLFPLGTVLYPGGQLSLRIFERRYLDMVRECARTGGSFGVCLILQGQEAGAPALPAAVGTLARIVDFHNREDGLLGIQAEGGERFRVTRTRVRSDGLVRGDIELWPAESSQEVPVEFALLQSILERLIETMAPHWRNAPRHRYDDASWLGFRLAELLPLQTDEQQRLLEITDPVQRLAELRDILPRFQRA from the coding sequence ATGGCCGCCAAGACCCTTCACCCCGATCGCCCGCTGTTCCCATTGGGTACGGTGTTGTATCCCGGCGGCCAGCTTTCGCTGCGCATCTTCGAGCGACGCTACCTCGACATGGTGCGGGAGTGCGCACGCACCGGCGGTTCGTTCGGCGTCTGCCTGATCCTGCAAGGGCAGGAGGCCGGTGCACCGGCCTTGCCCGCCGCGGTGGGAACACTGGCGCGCATCGTCGATTTCCACAACCGCGAAGATGGCCTGCTGGGCATCCAGGCCGAAGGTGGCGAGCGGTTCCGCGTAACGCGCACGCGCGTACGCTCCGATGGCCTGGTGCGTGGCGACATCGAGCTCTGGCCCGCGGAGTCGTCGCAGGAGGTGCCCGTGGAATTTGCCTTGCTGCAGTCCATTCTTGAGCGCCTGATCGAGACCATGGCGCCGCATTGGCGCAATGCACCGCGTCATCGCTATGACGATGCCAGCTGGCTGGGTTTCAGGCTGGCCGAGCTGCTGCCGCTGCAGACAGATGAGCAGCAGCGTCTGCTGGAGATCACCGACCCGGTGCAACGCCTGGCCGAATTGCGCGACATCCTTCCGCGCTTCCAGCGCGCCTGA
- the mpl gene encoding UDP-N-acetylmuramate:L-alanyl-gamma-D-glutamyl-meso-diaminopimelate ligase, with amino-acid sequence MRLHILGICGTFMGGVAALARELGLTVEGSDANVYPPMSTQLESLGIRLMDGYKADHLKPAPDLVVVGNAMVRGNPAVEYMLDEQLRYISGPQWLGETLLPGREVLAVAGTHGKTTTTSLLAHLLESAGLSPGFLIGGVPGNFDVSARKGSGKPFVIEADEYDSAFFDKRSKFVHYRPRIAILNNLEYDHADIFPDVAAIQRQFHHLVRTVPGNGRLIVNAHDHHLAEVLAMGCWTPVETFGIGKGDWQADLIDADGSAFTVRRNGEVIGEIRWSLLGNHSVMNALAALAAATAAGADPRALLPAFASFQSVKRRMEVVGEANGVRVYDDFAHHPTAIATTLAGLRAKVGKARIVVALEPRSNSMRLGAHAEALAPSLADADAVVFLHRPELPWDAGRVTGALNGRGSTVPTVDALIAALRSEVRAGDHVVFMSNGGFEGAPRRFADAIKS; translated from the coding sequence ATGCGTCTGCACATCCTCGGCATCTGCGGCACCTTCATGGGCGGCGTCGCCGCCCTGGCGCGCGAGCTTGGCCTCACCGTCGAGGGTTCCGACGCCAACGTCTATCCGCCCATGAGCACCCAGCTCGAATCGCTGGGCATCCGCCTGATGGACGGCTACAAGGCCGATCACCTCAAGCCTGCGCCCGATCTGGTCGTGGTCGGCAACGCCATGGTGCGCGGCAACCCGGCCGTGGAGTACATGCTCGACGAGCAGCTGCGCTACATCTCCGGTCCGCAGTGGCTGGGCGAGACGCTGCTGCCAGGACGCGAAGTGCTGGCCGTGGCCGGCACCCACGGCAAGACCACCACCACCAGCCTGCTGGCGCATCTGCTGGAAAGCGCGGGTCTCTCGCCGGGCTTCCTGATCGGTGGTGTGCCGGGCAATTTCGATGTGTCGGCACGCAAGGGCAGCGGCAAGCCGTTCGTGATCGAGGCCGATGAGTACGACAGCGCCTTCTTCGACAAGCGCTCCAAGTTCGTGCACTACCGACCGCGCATCGCCATCCTCAACAACCTCGAATACGACCACGCGGATATTTTCCCCGACGTGGCGGCGATCCAGCGCCAGTTCCATCACCTGGTGCGCACCGTGCCGGGTAATGGACGGCTCATCGTCAACGCGCACGACCATCACCTTGCCGAAGTGCTGGCCATGGGCTGCTGGACGCCAGTGGAAACCTTCGGCATCGGCAAGGGCGACTGGCAGGCCGACCTGATCGACGCCGACGGCTCCGCTTTCACCGTGCGCCGCAACGGTGAGGTGATCGGCGAGATCCGTTGGTCCCTGCTCGGCAACCACAGCGTGATGAACGCACTCGCCGCGCTGGCCGCAGCCACGGCGGCCGGGGCTGACCCGCGCGCGCTGCTGCCGGCGTTCGCCAGTTTCCAGAGCGTCAAGCGCCGCATGGAAGTCGTGGGCGAGGCAAACGGCGTACGCGTGTATGACGATTTCGCGCATCACCCCACGGCCATCGCCACGACGCTCGCGGGCCTGCGCGCCAAGGTTGGCAAGGCACGCATCGTGGTGGCGCTGGAGCCACGTTCCAATTCGATGCGCCTGGGCGCCCATGCCGAAGCGCTGGCGCCCTCGCTGGCCGATGCGGACGCCGTGGTGTTCCTGCACCGTCCCGAACTTCCGTGGGATGCGGGGCGCGTGACCGGCGCCTTGAACGGCCGCGGCAGCACCGTGCCGACAGTGGACGCGCTCATCGCAGCCTTGCGCAGCGAAGTGCGCGCCGGCGATCACGTGGTCTTCATGTCCAATGGCGGTTTCGAAGGCGCGCCGCGGCGCTTTGCTGACGCCATCAAGTCCTGA
- a CDS encoding adenylate kinase: MRLVLLGPPGSGKGTQAARLKVELGVPHISTGDMLRAAVAAGTPTGLKAKAVMDAGKLVSDDILLAMLEERLSQDDVKNGFILDGYPRNLAQADALDHLLAKIGQPLDAVVKLDVPNAVIIGRCEIRFAAEHRKDDDPVVVRDRLKVYAEQTAPVADFFERRGKLQVVDGVGELDEVTGRVKRALDAGSAAANG; this comes from the coding sequence ATGCGACTCGTCCTTCTCGGTCCGCCCGGTTCGGGCAAAGGCACCCAGGCCGCGCGTCTGAAGGTGGAACTCGGTGTACCGCACATCTCGACCGGCGACATGCTCCGCGCGGCCGTGGCGGCCGGCACGCCGACCGGTCTGAAGGCGAAGGCGGTGATGGATGCAGGCAAACTGGTGTCGGACGACATCCTGCTCGCCATGCTGGAAGAACGCCTTTCGCAGGATGACGTGAAGAACGGCTTCATCCTCGACGGCTATCCGCGCAACCTGGCCCAGGCCGACGCGCTGGATCACCTGCTGGCAAAGATCGGCCAGCCGCTGGATGCCGTGGTGAAGCTGGACGTGCCCAACGCAGTGATCATCGGCCGCTGCGAAATCCGTTTCGCCGCCGAGCACCGCAAGGACGACGATCCGGTCGTCGTGCGCGATCGCCTGAAGGTCTACGCCGAGCAGACCGCGCCCGTCGCCGACTTCTTCGAGCGCCGCGGCAAGCTGCAGGTGGTGGACGGCGTGGGCGAACTCGACGAGGTCACCGGACGCGTCAAGCGCGCGCTTGATGCCGGCTCGGCAGCCGCCAACGGTTGA
- a CDS encoding VOC family protein, which yields MSAPRIHIVTLGVSDLPQSRRFYEAWGWRASSASNENIVFLKGGAAVLALYGRDALAEDALAEDLPTGFPAVTLARNASSKEEVDRWFAAALAAGARELKTPQEAFWGGYSGYLADPDGHLWEFAFNPYFVFDEHGNLALPD from the coding sequence GTGTCCGCACCCCGGATCCATATCGTCACGTTGGGCGTCAGCGACCTGCCGCAATCGCGTCGATTCTACGAAGCCTGGGGCTGGCGAGCCTCCTCGGCCAGCAATGAGAACATCGTGTTCCTCAAGGGCGGCGCCGCCGTGCTCGCCCTGTACGGACGCGATGCGCTGGCCGAAGACGCGCTGGCGGAAGACCTGCCCACCGGTTTCCCCGCGGTCACACTGGCGCGCAACGCCAGCTCCAAGGAAGAAGTGGACCGCTGGTTTGCCGCCGCACTGGCAGCAGGCGCGCGCGAGCTGAAAACGCCGCAGGAGGCGTTCTGGGGTGGCTACTCCGGCTACCTCGCCGACCCCGACGGACACCTGTGGGAGTTCGCATTCAACCCGTACTTCGTGTTTGATGAGCACGGCAACCTCGCCCTGCCGGATTGA
- a CDS encoding 6-phosphofructokinase: MATKSKPEGRLLYAQSGGVTAVINATAAGVIEAARVKGVPVYAAHNGILGALREELIDTTKETKAAIAALRHTPGGAFGSCRYKLKSLDANRAEYERLIDVFRAHDIRWFLYNGGNDSADTALKISQLGKAMNYDIRCIGVPKTVDNDLAVTDCCPGFGSVAKYTAVSTLEASLDVASMADTSTKVFILEVMGRHAGWIAAAAGLAGEGADAPPHIILFPERPFDEAAFLAKVKATVERVGWCTVVASEGLLNAEGQFLAEAGTRDAFGHSQLGGVAPVLAALVKEKLGYKYHWALPDYLQRSARHLASKTDADQAYAVGKAAVDYALAGMNAVMPVIVRTNDAPYRWKIESAPLTKIANREKKMPASFLTKDGFGITAAARRYLAPLIQGEAPPPYGKNGLPQYITLKNAMVARKLEPFGK; this comes from the coding sequence ATGGCAACCAAATCCAAGCCTGAAGGTCGTCTGCTCTATGCGCAGTCCGGCGGCGTCACCGCCGTGATCAATGCCACCGCCGCTGGCGTCATCGAAGCGGCGCGGGTGAAAGGCGTGCCGGTCTATGCCGCGCACAACGGCATCCTGGGCGCGCTGCGCGAGGAGCTGATCGATACAACGAAGGAAACAAAGGCCGCCATCGCCGCACTGCGCCACACACCGGGCGGCGCATTCGGCTCGTGCCGCTACAAGCTCAAATCGCTGGACGCCAACCGCGCCGAGTACGAGCGCCTGATCGACGTGTTCCGCGCCCACGACATCCGCTGGTTCCTCTACAACGGCGGCAACGATTCGGCCGACACGGCGCTGAAGATCTCGCAGCTCGGCAAGGCCATGAACTACGACATCCGCTGCATCGGCGTGCCCAAGACCGTGGACAACGACCTGGCCGTCACCGACTGCTGCCCGGGTTTCGGTTCAGTGGCGAAGTACACCGCCGTGTCGACCCTGGAAGCGAGCCTGGACGTGGCATCGATGGCGGACACCTCGACCAAGGTGTTCATCCTCGAGGTGATGGGCCGCCACGCCGGCTGGATCGCCGCCGCCGCCGGCCTTGCCGGGGAAGGCGCCGACGCGCCGCCCCACATCATTCTGTTTCCCGAGCGCCCCTTCGACGAAGCCGCTTTCCTTGCCAAGGTGAAGGCCACGGTGGAGCGCGTGGGCTGGTGCACCGTGGTGGCCTCCGAGGGCCTGCTCAATGCCGAAGGCCAGTTCCTGGCCGAGGCGGGCACGCGCGACGCCTTCGGCCACAGCCAGCTGGGCGGCGTGGCGCCGGTACTGGCGGCGCTGGTAAAGGAAAAGCTGGGCTACAAGTACCACTGGGCCCTGCCGGATTACCTGCAACGCTCGGCGCGCCATCTCGCCTCGAAGACGGATGCCGACCAGGCCTACGCCGTGGGCAAGGCGGCGGTCGACTACGCGCTCGCGGGCATGAACGCCGTGATGCCCGTGATCGTGCGTACCAACGACGCGCCGTATCGCTGGAAGATTGAATCCGCGCCACTGACGAAGATCGCCAATCGCGAAAAGAAAATGCCCGCCAGCTTCCTGACGAAGGACGGTTTCGGCATCACGGCGGCGGCACGGCGCTACCTCGCTCCGTTGATCCAGGGCGAAGCGCCGCCCCCGTACGGCAAAAACGGTTTACCGCAATACATCACGCTGAAAAACGCGATGGTGGCGCGCAAGCTCGAGCCGTTCGGAAAGTAA
- a CDS encoding alpha/beta hydrolase, with protein MFLRVIVVLVALAALLYAGVCLSLYLGQRQQIYHPEATWRVQQAPDFELVNDGVRLRGWVMNPGRRKALLYFGGNGERIEDAREELAHWFPDRTIYLLPYRGYAASEGKPGETALVADARALFDLAARTHPQIAAIGRSLGSGVAVQLAAKRPVERLVLVTPFDSLVRVAAGYFPWLPVNALMRDRFESWRYVGAIHCPVLVIRAQDDEVIPAARTVALVAAFSSPPTVQVVPDAGHNTVQDHADYRVSLEHFLQ; from the coding sequence ATGTTCCTGCGGGTGATCGTGGTGTTGGTTGCGCTGGCGGCGCTGCTCTATGCCGGTGTCTGCCTGTCCCTGTATCTGGGGCAGCGGCAGCAGATCTATCACCCGGAAGCGACCTGGCGCGTGCAGCAGGCGCCGGACTTCGAGCTGGTGAATGACGGCGTCCGCCTGCGCGGCTGGGTGATGAACCCGGGGCGCCGCAAGGCGCTGCTGTACTTTGGCGGAAACGGCGAACGCATCGAGGATGCGCGCGAGGAACTGGCGCACTGGTTTCCCGATCGCACGATCTACCTGCTGCCGTATCGCGGCTATGCGGCCAGCGAAGGGAAGCCGGGCGAAACCGCGTTGGTGGCCGACGCCCGGGCGCTGTTCGATCTTGCCGCGCGAACGCATCCGCAGATCGCCGCGATCGGCCGCAGCCTGGGCAGCGGGGTAGCGGTGCAACTGGCGGCCAAGCGCCCGGTGGAACGCCTGGTTCTGGTCACGCCGTTCGACAGCCTCGTGCGGGTGGCGGCGGGTTACTTTCCCTGGCTGCCGGTGAATGCGTTGATGCGTGATCGCTTCGAGTCGTGGCGGTACGTCGGTGCCATCCACTGCCCCGTGCTGGTGATCCGCGCGCAGGACGACGAGGTGATCCCCGCCGCGCGCACTGTGGCGCTGGTGGCGGCGTTCAGCTCGCCGCCGACCGTGCAGGTGGTGCCCGATGCCGGGCACAACACCGTGCAGGATCACGCAGACTACCGCGTGAGCCTGGAGCACTTCCTGCAGTGA
- a CDS encoding RcnB family protein: MKTLSSVFVALALLAGSGAASADPWHDHDRGRGHHDDHDRGRGHDRDRHDHWERRYYSDRGYYGRPHRWERGYRYDGPMYIVNDYRGYRLAPPPYGYRWVRNDSNYLLVSIGDNMILDMVIR, from the coding sequence ATGAAGACCCTTTCCAGCGTGTTCGTCGCACTGGCCTTGCTCGCCGGCAGCGGCGCGGCATCGGCCGACCCGTGGCACGACCATGACCGGGGCCGTGGTCATCACGACGACCATGATCGTGGCCGTGGACATGACCGCGACCGCCACGATCACTGGGAGCGTCGCTACTACAGCGATCGTGGCTACTACGGTCGCCCGCACCGCTGGGAACGCGGCTACCGCTACGACGGCCCCATGTATATCGTGAACGACTACCGTGGTTATCGCCTGGCGCCGCCGCCCTACGGCTACCGCTGGGTGCGCAACGACAGCAACTATCTGCTGGTGTCGATCGGCGACAACATGATCCTGGACATGGTCATCCGCTGA